One Rhinolophus sinicus isolate RSC01 linkage group LG06, ASM3656204v1, whole genome shotgun sequence DNA window includes the following coding sequences:
- the UTS2 gene encoding urotensin-2, with protein sequence MYKLASCWLLFIGCFNPLFSLPVLEARHEPLQFSAPDEDARSVLDELEREFLLQRLWEMLGAKGADGLRKADPSTNVVNPRGSMRKFQVFSGQDPNILLSRPLAKIRRQYKKHEPLSECFWKYCV encoded by the exons ATGTACAAGCTGGCCTCCTGCTGGCTGCTTTTCATAGGATGCTTCaatcctctcttctccctcccggTCCTTGAAGCCAGGCACGAGCCCCTGCAGTTCTCAG CACCTGACGAAGACGCGCGATCAGTCTTGGATGAACTGGAGAGAGAGTTCCTTCTGCAGAGACTGTGGGAGATGTTAGGTGCAAAGGGAGCTGATGGCCTCAGGAAAGCAG ATCCCAGTACCAACGTTGTTAACCCAAGAGGAAGTATGAGGAAG tttcaggttttCTCTGGACAAGATCCCAACATTTTACTGAGTCGTCCTTTGGCCAAAATCAGAAGACAATATAAGAAACATGAACCTCTCTCTGAATGTTTCTGGAAATACTGTGTCTGA